In one Gammaproteobacteria bacterium genomic region, the following are encoded:
- a CDS encoding helix-turn-helix transcriptional regulator produces the protein MPQDDIAYGTVQTAEELGRLARAHRKQRRLTLETVSGLGNLSTRFLSEFERGKETAEIGKILKALRTLGLEVIIQPRGRSVQAGHPSKTGKEAT, from the coding sequence ATGCCGCAGGATGACATCGCTTACGGAACGGTCCAGACCGCCGAGGAACTCGGCCGCCTGGCACGCGCCCATCGCAAACAGCGGCGCCTGACGCTGGAGACGGTCTCCGGGCTCGGCAACTTGAGCACGCGCTTTCTGTCGGAGTTCGAGCGGGGCAAGGAGACGGCCGAGATCGGCAAGATCCTGAAGGCGCTGCGTACCCTGGGGTTAGAGGTCATCATCCAGCCGCGCGGGCGATCGGTGCAGGCTGGCCATCCCAGCAAAACCGGCAAGGAGGCCACGTGA
- a CDS encoding DUF6573 family protein: MSNSSNEQTADSFFGNVISTYTRAQAIEDGVLIDAGDMAKEAGFKWPVALTSDVWADCVAWSEGDSEGQVPQDQSGRLWDVLFMASHATRTASGSGDRLLFQLYRVRRDGYSMEAELTTLKLIVGPGDQGEPVITILLPNED; encoded by the coding sequence ATGTCCAACTCTTCAAATGAACAAACAGCCGATTCGTTTTTCGGCAATGTCATATCCACGTATACCCGCGCCCAGGCCATTGAGGATGGGGTTTTGATCGATGCGGGTGACATGGCAAAGGAAGCCGGTTTTAAATGGCCGGTAGCCCTGACGTCCGATGTCTGGGCCGATTGTGTGGCCTGGTCGGAAGGCGACAGTGAAGGGCAGGTACCTCAGGATCAGTCCGGCCGGTTATGGGACGTGCTCTTCATGGCGTCCCATGCCACCCGAACCGCCTCAGGTTCCGGTGACCGGCTGCTATTCCAACTCTACCGGGTGCGCCGCGATGGGTATTCGATGGAAGCGGAATTGACCACGCTGAAGCTGATCGTCGGGCCGGGTGATCAGGGCGAGCCCGTGATCACCATCCTGTTGCCCAACGAGGACTGA
- a CDS encoding type II toxin-antitoxin system HipA family toxin — translation MSDPDTLNLWHEQRRVGQLWRNPAGAIGFRYDPDWIAGGGFAVSRSLPLAVREFAPEEGTAQRWFANLLPEGAVREHIVRDLKLPNTDFDLLRAIGGECAGALSILSLEQQPSGQRQYSLLTEKDLADLAARRGQIYAAWPADVRPRLSLAGAQDKCPVLVRDDQYFLPQGEAPSSHILKFELTDYRHLPAYETFTTQLAAAIGLPVVDIALHAVGQIRYAQIVRYDRVWDDHGQVQRLHQEDFCQALGYGHEKKYQEHGGPSFAQCYRLVQEASSDPAIDVQHLLRWQIFNVLAGNSDGHAKNLSLLHLPDDATRLAPFSMT, via the coding sequence GTGAGCGATCCCGATACCCTCAATCTCTGGCACGAGCAGCGCCGGGTTGGTCAGCTTTGGCGCAATCCGGCCGGGGCTATCGGGTTTCGCTACGATCCCGACTGGATCGCGGGCGGCGGTTTCGCCGTCTCCCGTTCCCTGCCACTGGCGGTCCGGGAATTCGCCCCGGAAGAAGGCACCGCCCAGCGCTGGTTCGCCAACCTGCTGCCCGAAGGGGCCGTGCGCGAGCACATCGTCCGCGACCTCAAACTACCGAATACCGATTTCGACCTGCTCCGTGCCATCGGTGGCGAGTGCGCCGGCGCACTGTCGATTCTATCCCTGGAACAGCAGCCGTCGGGGCAGCGGCAGTACAGCCTGCTGACAGAAAAGGACTTGGCCGACCTGGCGGCGCGGCGCGGGCAGATCTATGCGGCCTGGCCGGCGGACGTGCGCCCGCGGCTATCGCTCGCCGGCGCCCAGGACAAGTGCCCGGTGCTGGTGCGCGACGATCAGTATTTTCTGCCGCAGGGCGAGGCGCCGTCCAGCCACATCCTCAAGTTCGAGCTGACCGACTACCGTCATCTACCCGCCTACGAGACCTTCACCACACAACTGGCCGCGGCCATAGGCTTGCCGGTCGTGGACATCGCCTTGCACGCTGTCGGGCAGATCCGCTATGCGCAGATCGTCCGCTATGACCGCGTATGGGATGACCACGGCCAAGTACAGCGGCTGCATCAAGAGGATTTTTGTCAGGCCCTGGGTTACGGGCACGAGAAGAAATACCAGGAACACGGCGGGCCGTCCTTCGCGCAGTGCTACCGTCTGGTGCAGGAGGCCTCCAGCGATCCGGCCATCGACGTGCAACACCTGCTGCGCTGGCAGATTTTCAACGTGCTGGCGGGCAACTCGGACGGCCACGCCAAGAATCTCTCCCTGTTGCATCTGCCCGATGATGCGACGCGCCTGGCACCGTTTTCTATGACCTAG
- a CDS encoding JAB domain-containing protein has translation DEMITRRLKEALALVDVRVLDHFVVSGGESVSFAERGLL, from the coding sequence CGGACGAGATGATCACCCGCCGGCTGAAAGAGGCACTCGCACTGGTTGACGTGCGCGTACTCGACCACTTCGTGGTGTCTGGCGGTGAAAGCGTGTCATTCGCTGAACGTGGTTTGCTCTGA